In the Palaeococcus pacificus DY20341 genome, one interval contains:
- a CDS encoding GNAT family N-acetyltransferase translates to MNGLKIEKLKEWNEEILERLVQIYMQGYDGLREYGGEGVGYARRYLSWYLKKMRDGFFVAKIGDNIVGFAVCARDWYHKFLGERVGYIGELVVDKEYQGHHVGGALMEACLDYLKGCKKIALEVGVKNENAIRFYERWGFKKVGTEGKWVVMVREV, encoded by the coding sequence ATGAATGGTCTAAAAATTGAGAAGCTAAAGGAGTGGAATGAGGAGATACTTGAGAGGTTAGTTCAGATTTACATGCAGGGTTATGATGGGCTAAGAGAGTACGGTGGAGAAGGCGTGGGATATGCTAGGAGGTACTTAAGCTGGTACCTGAAAAAAATGAGAGATGGCTTTTTTGTCGCTAAAATTGGGGATAACATAGTAGGCTTTGCCGTCTGCGCGAGGGACTGGTATCATAAGTTTTTGGGTGAAAGGGTTGGCTATATCGGGGAGCTCGTGGTTGATAAAGAGTATCAAGGCCACCATGTCGGCGGTGCTTTAATGGAGGCCTGTTTAGATTATTTAAAAGGATGCAAAAAGATAGCTCTTGAAGTTGGAGTAAAAAACGAAAATGCCATACGCTTCTATGAGCGCTGGGGATTTAAGAAAGTAGGAACCGAAGGCAAGTGGGTTGTAATGGTGAGGGAAGTTTAA
- a CDS encoding TATA-box-binding protein yields MVDMSKVKLRIENIVASVDLFTSLDLEKVIEICPNSKYNPEEFPGIICRFDEPKVALLVFSSGKLVVTGAKSVEDIEGAVSKLVGMLSKIGAKFQRAPQIDIQNMVFSGDIGMEFNLDAVALALPNCEYEPEQFPGVIYRVKDPRAVILLFSSGKIVCSGAKSEHDAWEAVKKLLHELEKYGLTESWEF; encoded by the coding sequence GTGGTAGATATGAGCAAGGTAAAGCTAAGAATTGAGAATATCGTTGCCTCTGTGGACTTGTTCACTTCTTTGGATTTGGAAAAAGTAATAGAGATTTGCCCGAACTCTAAGTACAATCCCGAAGAGTTCCCCGGAATTATTTGCCGCTTTGACGAGCCAAAAGTTGCTCTTCTCGTTTTCAGCTCAGGAAAGCTGGTCGTTACTGGAGCTAAGAGTGTTGAAGACATTGAAGGTGCAGTTTCAAAGCTCGTTGGAATGCTCTCAAAGATTGGAGCAAAGTTCCAAAGGGCACCTCAAATAGACATTCAAAACATGGTGTTTAGCGGTGACATTGGTATGGAGTTTAACCTCGATGCCGTTGCTTTGGCCCTTCCAAACTGTGAGTACGAACCAGAGCAGTTCCCCGGCGTTATTTATAGGGTAAAAGACCCGAGAGCTGTTATCTTGCTATTCAGCTCCGGTAAAATCGTGTGCAGTGGCGCTAAAAGCGAACACGACGCCTGGGAAGCTGTTAAAAAGTTGCTCCACGAGCTTGAGAAGTACGGACTAACAGAGAGCTGGGAGTTCTAA
- a CDS encoding DUF356 domain-containing protein, with protein MKNTMVLVRTDDFQKAMVALADLVRYGGMKIRGEPRIVPPALSDWAFEKVVGEKPKKRYSAHVVAQIDLPPAKAIGRLREIHPPAHIIVIPPQSKVHGELLRLWGTLEKLKGFHQPKEIRRESKDEEE; from the coding sequence ATGAAAAACACGATGGTTTTAGTGAGAACAGACGACTTCCAAAAGGCCATGGTGGCCTTAGCTGATCTTGTGAGATACGGCGGGATGAAGATTAGGGGAGAGCCAAGGATAGTTCCTCCTGCACTCTCAGATTGGGCTTTTGAGAAAGTGGTGGGAGAGAAGCCCAAAAAAAGGTACAGCGCTCATGTAGTAGCACAGATAGACCTGCCCCCTGCAAAAGCAATAGGGCGCTTGAGGGAAATTCATCCTCCAGCTCACATAATAGTAATACCTCCCCAGAGCAAGGTTCACGGTGAACTTCTGCGCCTTTGGGGCACTCTCGAGAAGCTCAAAGGCTTCCACCAGCCTAAGGAAATTAGAAGAGAAAGTAAAGACGAAGAAGAGTGA
- a CDS encoding acetate--CoA ligase family protein codes for MTLDYFFNPRSIAVLGASNDPLKLGYEVFKNLKNYGGKVYPINIKEEEVQGVKAYKNVKDIPDEVDMAVIVVPKRFVKQAVIDCGEKGVKGIVLITAGFGEMGEEGKREERELVEIAHKYGMRIIGPNCVGIMNTHNNMNATFITNAVKGSVAFVSQSGALGAGIVYKTIKENVGFSKFISVGNMSDLDFGDLMEALAEDEESKAIALYIEGLKDGKKFMEIAKKVSKKKPIIALKAGKSESGARAASSHTGSLAGSYAIYDAAFRQSGVLVANNIDEMLSMARAFTQPLPKGKRVAIMTNAGGPGVLTADEIDKHGLKLANLKEETMQKLREFLPPMAAVKNPVDMIASARGEDYYKTAKLLLEDENVDILIAICVVPTFAGMTPTEHAEGVIRAVKEVNNGKPVLGLFMAGYVSEKAKELLEREGIPSYERPEDVGIAAYALAKFGEIKNGNE; via the coding sequence ATGACGCTCGATTACTTTTTTAATCCACGCTCAATAGCAGTGCTCGGAGCATCCAATGACCCATTAAAGTTGGGTTATGAAGTCTTCAAAAACCTCAAAAACTATGGCGGCAAAGTCTATCCAATCAACATTAAAGAGGAGGAAGTTCAGGGCGTCAAAGCATACAAGAACGTCAAGGACATCCCCGATGAAGTTGACATGGCAGTTATCGTCGTTCCAAAGCGCTTCGTTAAGCAGGCAGTCATTGACTGTGGAGAGAAGGGAGTGAAGGGAATTGTGCTCATTACGGCAGGATTTGGTGAAATGGGCGAAGAAGGCAAAAGGGAAGAGAGGGAACTGGTGGAGATAGCCCATAAGTACGGCATGCGCATAATTGGACCAAACTGTGTTGGAATAATGAACACTCACAATAACATGAACGCCACGTTCATAACGAACGCTGTGAAGGGAAGTGTGGCTTTCGTTTCTCAAAGCGGTGCTCTGGGAGCAGGAATCGTTTACAAGACTATCAAAGAAAATGTAGGATTCTCAAAGTTCATAAGCGTTGGAAACATGAGCGACTTGGATTTTGGCGACTTAATGGAAGCTTTGGCGGAGGATGAAGAAAGCAAAGCCATAGCTCTCTACATCGAGGGCTTAAAGGATGGTAAGAAGTTCATGGAGATAGCAAAGAAAGTCAGCAAGAAGAAGCCCATCATAGCCCTAAAAGCTGGAAAGAGTGAAAGCGGTGCTAGGGCGGCTTCATCGCACACGGGAAGCTTGGCGGGAAGCTATGCCATTTATGATGCTGCATTCAGGCAGAGCGGAGTTTTGGTGGCCAACAATATCGACGAGATGCTGAGCATGGCGAGGGCCTTCACCCAACCTCTGCCAAAGGGCAAGCGCGTGGCTATAATGACGAATGCCGGCGGGCCGGGTGTTTTAACGGCCGATGAGATAGACAAGCACGGCCTAAAGTTAGCTAACCTGAAGGAAGAGACCATGCAAAAGCTTAGGGAGTTCCTACCTCCAATGGCAGCCGTTAAGAACCCGGTGGACATGATAGCAAGCGCTAGAGGCGAAGATTACTACAAGACAGCAAAGCTCCTCCTTGAGGATGAGAATGTTGATATTCTAATAGCTATTTGTGTTGTTCCAACGTTCGCGGGCATGACCCCTACAGAGCATGCCGAGGGAGTAATTAGAGCGGTGAAGGAAGTAAACAACGGAAAGCCCGTCTTGGGACTCTTCATGGCTGGCTATGTTAGTGAAAAAGCAAAAGAGCTCCTCGAAAGAGAAGGCATTCCCTCTTATGAGCGCCCCGAAGACGTTGGAATAGCTGCTTACGCTTTGGCTAAATTCGGTGAGATTAAAAATGGGAATGAATGA
- a CDS encoding adenylosuccinate synthetase — protein MPSYIVVGGQWGDEGKGSIIAYLAQKDEPDVIARGGVGTNAGHSVYINGIKYAVRQLPTGFMQTKARLLVGAGVLVDPDVFFHELEHLKDFNVKERVGIDYRCTIIEPQHKELDRSNAHLHGKIGTTGSGCGPANADRIMRIAKQAKDIKELEPYLTDVAQEVNDALDEGALVLIEGTQGFGLSLYYGSYPYVTSKDTSASAIASDVGVGPTRIDDVIVVFKSFPTRVGAGPFPTEMSEEEADKMGLVEYGTVTGRRRRVGWFDYEFARYSARVNGATMLAITMLDKYDSEAFGVTDYDKLPQRAKEFIEGIEERVGVPVGLIKTGPEMEHIIDLRENI, from the coding sequence ATGCCAAGCTACATAGTCGTCGGCGGTCAATGGGGAGATGAAGGAAAAGGTTCTATAATTGCTTATCTTGCCCAAAAAGATGAACCCGATGTTATAGCAAGAGGTGGAGTAGGAACAAACGCTGGACACAGCGTTTACATAAACGGCATCAAGTACGCGGTAAGGCAATTGCCAACAGGCTTTATGCAAACTAAAGCAAGGCTTTTGGTTGGTGCCGGAGTTTTAGTTGATCCTGATGTTTTCTTCCATGAGCTTGAGCACCTCAAGGATTTCAACGTCAAAGAGAGGGTGGGCATTGACTACAGGTGCACAATCATAGAGCCCCAGCACAAAGAACTGGATAGGTCTAACGCTCACCTTCACGGTAAAATAGGAACCACAGGAAGCGGTTGCGGCCCAGCAAATGCAGATAGGATCATGAGAATAGCAAAGCAGGCAAAGGACATTAAGGAGCTCGAGCCATACTTAACGGATGTTGCTCAAGAGGTTAATGATGCGCTCGATGAAGGTGCTTTAGTCCTCATAGAGGGAACTCAAGGCTTTGGATTAAGCCTCTACTATGGAAGTTATCCTTACGTTACATCGAAGGATACGAGCGCTTCAGCAATAGCGAGTGACGTTGGAGTCGGCCCAACGAGGATAGATGATGTTATCGTGGTGTTCAAAAGCTTCCCAACGCGCGTTGGTGCGGGCCCATTCCCAACGGAGATGAGCGAGGAAGAGGCGGATAAAATGGGCCTAGTGGAGTACGGCACAGTGACGGGAAGGAGAAGAAGAGTTGGATGGTTTGACTATGAGTTCGCACGCTACTCCGCAAGGGTCAACGGTGCCACAATGCTCGCAATAACAATGCTTGACAAGTACGACAGCGAAGCATTTGGCGTCACCGACTACGACAAGCTCCCACAAAGGGCTAAAGAGTTCATTGAGGGCATTGAGGAGCGCGTAGGTGTTCCCGTCGGCCTGATAAAGACCGGCCCGGAAATGGAACACATAATTGATTTGAGAGAGAACATTTGA
- the iorA gene encoding indolepyruvate ferredoxin oxidoreductase subunit alpha: MAKVTDMVLWDKPGEKVLLLGNQAIARGALEANIAVYAAYPGTPSSELTDTMAMVAEKAGVYMEYSTNEKVAFETALAAAWSGLRAMTAMKHVGLNVAADTFMSAVGMGVEGGFVIMVADDPSMWSSQNEQDTRVYAKFANVPVLEPSSPHEAKEMTKYAFELSEKFKHMVILRTTTRISHARGDIELGELPEEIKQAKRKFGDFKKDSSRFVDVPSNARRFHPQILEKIEKIREELAECPFNWIEGKEDAKVGIIAPGLSYAYVKEALAWLGVEDVKVLKLGTPFPVPFKLVERFMDGLERVLIVEELEPVVEEQIKTWAFDKKLSIEIKGKEIVPRIYEMTTRRAVEAIAKFLGLEMPINYEELDEKYEKVKAMVPPRPPSLCPACPHRNSFYAIKKATKGKAIYPSDIGCYTLGLLPPLNAVDTTVAMGGSIGIAHGLSIAQNGAINESQRNEEKKVIVATIGDSTFYHTGLPALANAIYNRSNVLIVVLDNFVTAMTGDQPNPSTGQTPHGMGKQIPIEEVAKAMGADYVAVVDPYDIKKTYETIKEALEVEGVSVVVSRRICALHKIGEMRKKKEKWPIYYVNEEKCTGCRVCINTYGCPAIYWNEEKKVAQVNPTMCWGCGGCAQVCPFGAFETEGGEQ, from the coding sequence ATGGCAAAGGTAACTGATATGGTTTTATGGGACAAGCCGGGAGAAAAAGTTCTCCTTTTAGGAAACCAGGCAATAGCTAGAGGTGCACTTGAGGCAAACATAGCAGTTTACGCCGCTTATCCAGGAACCCCAAGCTCTGAGCTAACGGACACCATGGCAATGGTTGCTGAGAAGGCTGGCGTTTACATGGAGTACTCAACCAATGAGAAGGTGGCTTTTGAGACGGCTTTAGCGGCCGCTTGGAGCGGCTTAAGGGCCATGACCGCAATGAAGCACGTAGGTCTTAACGTAGCCGCCGATACATTCATGAGCGCCGTTGGAATGGGCGTTGAAGGCGGTTTTGTCATAATGGTCGCTGACGACCCAAGCATGTGGTCTTCACAAAACGAGCAGGACACAAGGGTTTATGCAAAGTTTGCAAACGTCCCAGTTTTGGAGCCAAGCTCACCGCATGAGGCCAAGGAAATGACCAAATACGCCTTTGAGCTCAGCGAGAAGTTCAAGCACATGGTTATCCTGAGAACCACAACAAGGATTTCACACGCAAGAGGAGACATTGAGCTAGGAGAGCTCCCTGAGGAGATAAAGCAGGCAAAGAGAAAGTTTGGTGACTTCAAGAAGGACTCCTCTCGTTTCGTTGACGTTCCATCAAATGCAAGGAGATTCCACCCACAGATCCTCGAGAAGATTGAGAAGATTAGGGAGGAACTCGCGGAGTGTCCATTCAACTGGATTGAAGGCAAAGAGGATGCAAAAGTTGGTATCATCGCTCCGGGGTTGAGCTATGCCTACGTTAAGGAAGCTCTAGCCTGGCTCGGCGTTGAGGATGTAAAGGTTCTTAAGCTCGGTACTCCATTCCCAGTCCCATTCAAGCTCGTTGAGCGCTTTATGGACGGCCTTGAGAGAGTTCTAATCGTTGAGGAGCTCGAACCTGTCGTTGAGGAGCAGATAAAGACATGGGCCTTTGATAAGAAGCTCAGCATTGAGATTAAGGGCAAAGAGATAGTTCCAAGGATTTATGAGATGACCACGAGAAGAGCCGTTGAAGCCATTGCAAAGTTCCTTGGATTGGAGATGCCAATCAACTATGAGGAGCTCGACGAAAAGTATGAGAAAGTTAAGGCTATGGTCCCACCAAGACCACCAAGCCTCTGTCCAGCCTGTCCACACAGGAACAGCTTCTACGCCATAAAGAAGGCCACGAAAGGAAAGGCAATCTATCCGAGTGATATTGGATGTTACACCCTTGGTCTGCTCCCACCGCTCAACGCTGTTGATACCACCGTCGCTATGGGAGGCTCAATAGGAATCGCTCACGGTTTAAGCATTGCTCAAAACGGTGCCATTAACGAGAGCCAGAGAAATGAGGAGAAGAAGGTTATTGTTGCCACAATTGGAGACTCAACGTTCTACCACACTGGACTTCCAGCTTTGGCAAATGCAATCTATAACAGATCCAACGTCCTCATAGTTGTCCTCGACAACTTTGTCACGGCAATGACTGGAGACCAGCCAAACCCAAGCACAGGACAAACACCCCACGGAATGGGTAAGCAAATCCCAATTGAGGAAGTTGCAAAGGCAATGGGTGCAGATTATGTTGCTGTGGTTGACCCATACGACATTAAGAAGACCTACGAGACAATAAAAGAGGCTCTTGAAGTTGAAGGTGTTAGCGTCGTCGTCTCAAGAAGAATATGTGCCCTCCACAAGATTGGCGAGATGAGGAAGAAGAAGGAGAAGTGGCCAATCTACTACGTGAACGAGGAGAAGTGTACGGGATGTAGGGTATGTATAAACACCTACGGCTGTCCAGCTATCTATTGGAACGAGGAGAAGAAAGTCGCACAGGTCAACCCAACCATGTGCTGGGGCTGCGGAGGATGTGCGCAAGTGTGTCCATTTGGGGCCTTTGAGACTGAGGGGGGAGAGCAATGA
- a CDS encoding bifunctional fructose-bisphosphatase/inositol-phosphate phosphatase, which translates to MYEWNEIALQIAKEVEKEILPLFGKQKAGEFIGVSPSGDKTKLVDKIAENVILNYLEPLDVNIVSEEVGTVDKGSDYTVVVDPLDGSYNFIRGIPIFGFSFAVFKKDEPFYSMIYEFMTKSVYEAIPGKGAYLNGEPIKVREMKEGAVALNFYTRGRGIGILQKIKRTRVLGAIAVELVYLAKGATDGVVDIRNYVRPTDIAAGVMIAKEAGAIVTDDKGKELKFSLSAAEKTNIIAVNDERLLKMILDTIG; encoded by the coding sequence ATGTATGAGTGGAATGAAATTGCCCTGCAAATAGCAAAGGAAGTTGAGAAAGAGATTTTGCCCCTCTTCGGGAAGCAAAAAGCTGGAGAATTCATTGGCGTAAGTCCAAGTGGAGATAAAACGAAATTAGTGGATAAAATCGCCGAAAATGTTATTTTAAACTATTTGGAGCCTTTAGATGTGAATATCGTGAGTGAAGAGGTAGGAACTGTCGATAAAGGGAGCGATTATACAGTAGTAGTTGATCCTTTGGACGGTTCTTACAACTTCATACGCGGGATTCCCATATTTGGATTTAGCTTTGCAGTGTTTAAAAAAGACGAGCCATTTTACAGCATGATATATGAGTTTATGACAAAAAGCGTTTATGAAGCCATTCCTGGCAAAGGTGCGTACTTAAACGGGGAACCCATAAAAGTTAGAGAGATGAAAGAAGGAGCAGTAGCTTTAAACTTCTATACGAGAGGCAGAGGGATAGGGATACTCCAAAAAATCAAAAGAACGAGAGTTTTAGGTGCGATAGCCGTAGAGCTCGTCTATTTGGCCAAAGGAGCGACCGATGGCGTTGTAGACATAAGGAACTATGTGAGGCCTACGGACATAGCCGCTGGAGTGATGATTGCAAAGGAAGCAGGGGCAATAGTGACCGATGATAAAGGAAAAGAGCTCAAATTTAGCCTGAGTGCAGCGGAAAAGACCAATATAATAGCCGTAAACGATGAGAGGCTTTTAAAGATGATATTAGATACCATAGGGTAG
- a CDS encoding DEAD/DEAH box helicase, giving the protein MSFENLGLSGNTLKAVKRKGFKKPTDIQREVIPRLLNGEKDLIGQSQTGTGKTASFALPLIELIEEKNRHVQAIVLAPTRELAIQVADEINSLKGKKKLSVLPIYGGQPIGPQIRALERGVHIVVGTPGRVLDHIERGTLRLENIHYFILDEADRMLDMGFIDDIEEILRYTNENKRVLLFSATIPREILRLARRYLGEYEVIRTEEESLAPNLVEQEYFEVAPSKKFDLLCSLIGEGFHGIVFCQTKKETRELSKRLVKLGYRAEALNGDIPQRSRENTLRRFKNKRTKVLVATDVAARGIDVNDLTHVINYSLPQNPEDYVHRIGRTGRAGKKGKAVTFIRPGEYRKLRYIEKMAKVTIRKGKVQNKGVEAVMKREVKKHIRRGSEEYMNMAKELLKENSAEEVVSALLKIAMG; this is encoded by the coding sequence TTGAGTTTTGAAAATTTAGGACTTTCAGGGAATACCCTAAAAGCTGTAAAAAGGAAGGGTTTTAAAAAACCAACTGACATCCAAAGAGAAGTTATTCCAAGACTTCTAAATGGAGAAAAAGACCTCATTGGGCAATCTCAAACGGGAACTGGTAAAACAGCTTCTTTTGCACTCCCACTCATTGAGCTGATTGAGGAGAAAAACAGACATGTGCAGGCTATAGTATTAGCCCCAACGAGGGAGCTTGCAATCCAAGTTGCTGACGAGATAAACTCGCTAAAGGGTAAGAAAAAGCTGAGTGTTCTCCCAATTTACGGAGGTCAGCCAATAGGGCCTCAAATTAGGGCATTGGAGAGAGGTGTGCACATTGTAGTTGGCACTCCTGGAAGGGTGCTCGACCACATAGAGAGAGGCACTTTGAGACTTGAGAACATTCATTATTTTATTCTCGATGAAGCAGATAGAATGCTCGATATGGGATTCATCGATGACATTGAGGAGATTTTGAGGTATACTAATGAGAACAAGCGTGTTCTCCTGTTTTCTGCGACAATACCAAGGGAAATTTTAAGGTTAGCACGAAGATACCTCGGCGAGTATGAGGTTATAAGAACAGAAGAAGAGAGCTTAGCGCCCAATTTGGTCGAGCAGGAGTACTTTGAAGTTGCCCCCTCCAAAAAGTTTGACCTTCTCTGCAGCCTCATTGGGGAGGGCTTTCATGGTATAGTTTTCTGCCAGACTAAAAAGGAGACGAGGGAGCTTTCTAAAAGGCTCGTTAAATTGGGTTACAGGGCTGAAGCTCTAAATGGCGACATTCCTCAAAGGAGCAGAGAAAACACCTTGAGGCGCTTCAAAAACAAAAGGACTAAAGTCCTCGTCGCTACGGACGTTGCCGCGAGGGGAATTGATGTTAACGACCTGACGCACGTCATAAACTATTCCCTACCCCAAAACCCCGAGGACTACGTCCACAGGATTGGAAGGACGGGGAGAGCAGGGAAGAAAGGTAAAGCGGTAACGTTTATTCGCCCTGGAGAATATAGAAAGCTCAGGTACATAGAAAAGATGGCAAAAGTGACGATTAGAAAGGGCAAAGTCCAGAACAAAGGCGTTGAAGCAGTAATGAAGAGGGAAGTAAAGAAGCACATAAGAAGAGGGAGCGAAGAATACATGAATATGGCTAAAGAGCTGTTGAAGGAAAACAGTGCGGAAGAAGTCGTTAGTGCTTTGTTGAAGATTGCTATGGGCTAA
- a CDS encoding multiprotein bridging factor aMBF1 has product MPKKQPKLCEICGAQIRGPGHTIKLEGAELLVCNSCYERYSKKKPGTWSPMPTGRERRREVSRPRPRPKTMPKRERPLYTEDIVEDYAEIVSNAIRKSGLSYEELSHKVGLSVNVLRRIAHGEYMPTIDDAKKLERYFKITLIERVEEVHEEKAKIPKDYEPTLGDIARIKVKKRKK; this is encoded by the coding sequence ATGCCAAAGAAACAGCCCAAACTCTGTGAAATCTGCGGTGCTCAAATAAGAGGGCCTGGACACACCATAAAGCTCGAAGGAGCGGAACTCTTAGTCTGCAACAGCTGTTATGAAAGATACTCAAAGAAAAAACCCGGAACCTGGAGCCCTATGCCTACAGGAAGAGAAAGGAGAAGAGAGGTTTCAAGACCAAGACCTAGACCCAAAACAATGCCCAAACGCGAGAGGCCGCTATACACCGAGGACATTGTTGAAGACTACGCTGAGATAGTGAGCAACGCCATTAGAAAGAGCGGACTGAGCTATGAGGAGCTCTCCCATAAAGTCGGACTTTCCGTCAATGTGCTGAGGAGAATTGCCCACGGCGAGTACATGCCTACCATCGATGATGCCAAGAAGCTCGAGAGGTACTTTAAGATAACACTCATTGAGCGTGTGGAAGAAGTCCACGAGGAGAAAGCAAAGATTCCAAAGGACTACGAGCCAACTCTGGGCGATATAGCGAGGATTAAAGTTAAGAAGAGAAAGAAGTGA
- a CDS encoding indolepyruvate oxidoreductase subunit beta, which produces MREYNIVITGVGGQGVLTASNILGWAALRAGHKVRLGEVHGMSQRFGSVISYVRFGEDVYGAMVPEGKADVLMSFEPVEALRYINYLKKGGMVVVNTSPIPPVQVSMGKATYPSIEEIKKVVEEDFKAKWIGFNAEKLALEAGHVVTTNTVLIGALTQVPEFPLGEDHVREVIRISVPPKAVDMNMKAFDLGIKAAKEILGL; this is translated from the coding sequence ATGAGGGAGTATAACATTGTAATCACAGGTGTTGGAGGCCAAGGTGTTCTCACGGCCTCAAACATCCTTGGTTGGGCTGCTCTTAGAGCCGGCCACAAGGTAAGATTGGGAGAAGTTCACGGAATGAGCCAAAGGTTTGGAAGCGTTATCTCCTACGTCCGCTTTGGTGAGGACGTTTATGGAGCAATGGTGCCCGAAGGAAAGGCCGACGTTTTAATGTCCTTTGAGCCTGTTGAGGCCCTAAGATACATCAACTACCTCAAAAAGGGAGGAATGGTTGTCGTTAACACAAGCCCAATTCCACCAGTTCAAGTTTCAATGGGCAAAGCTACATACCCAAGCATTGAAGAGATTAAGAAGGTCGTTGAGGAGGACTTTAAGGCCAAGTGGATAGGCTTCAACGCTGAGAAGCTTGCTCTTGAGGCGGGCCACGTCGTTACAACCAACACAGTTCTCATCGGAGCATTAACCCAAGTCCCAGAGTTCCCCCTTGGGGAAGATCACGTGAGGGAAGTCATAAGAATAAGTGTTCCACCAAAGGCCGTGGATATGAACATGAAGGCCTTTGACCTGGGAATCAAGGCCGCAAAAGAGATTTTAGGGCTTTGA
- a CDS encoding DUF63 family protein produces the protein MGVGEIFREYFVNPILYNTGYNIVNTLTYAIILGLAAMGIFKVLKKLNVKYDNAFFRALIPYMILGAFSRALTDATIIPRTFLTVTPGIYFMTFIITFSALLIAIKASEDWRRTFLYFGWALVGLDLLLLITHLDKVNLTAEPLKYFIPFLLVAVGVIYALSKRIRLIEENSYIFYAHFYDATTTFVGVDFMGYWEQHVLPRYLIDLTGTAAVMYLLKFTVLLLALYIMREIQESESDKELMDFIKMVIFILGFAPGTRNLLRMLMGV, from the coding sequence ATGGGAGTTGGTGAGATTTTCAGAGAATACTTTGTAAACCCAATTCTTTACAATACGGGATACAATATCGTGAATACGCTTACATACGCAATAATCCTAGGTCTCGCCGCTATGGGCATTTTTAAGGTCCTCAAAAAGCTTAACGTTAAATATGATAACGCTTTTTTTAGAGCACTCATTCCTTACATGATTTTGGGAGCATTTTCGAGAGCACTAACCGACGCTACAATAATCCCCAGGACTTTCCTAACTGTAACACCGGGCATATACTTCATGACTTTCATAATAACTTTCTCCGCTCTGCTGATAGCAATAAAAGCTTCTGAAGACTGGAGGAGAACATTCCTATACTTTGGATGGGCTTTGGTTGGTCTGGACTTGCTTTTGCTTATCACGCACCTTGACAAGGTCAATCTAACTGCAGAGCCGTTAAAGTACTTCATACCCTTCCTATTAGTTGCTGTGGGGGTAATTTATGCCCTTTCAAAGAGGATACGCTTAATTGAGGAGAATTCCTACATATTCTATGCTCACTTTTATGATGCCACCACAACATTTGTAGGCGTTGACTTTATGGGATACTGGGAGCAGCACGTCTTGCCGAGATATTTGATCGATTTAACAGGCACTGCGGCAGTAATGTACCTCCTAAAATTCACTGTCCTACTCCTAGCCCTCTACATAATGAGGGAAATCCAAGAGAGCGAAAGCGACAAAGAGCTGATGGATTTCATAAAAATGGTAATATTCATTCTCGGCTTTGCCCCTGGAACGAGAAACTTGCTTAGAATGTTAATGGGGGTTTAA